CATCAGAGATGATCCCCAGGTCCGCCGTGCCCTGGCGCAATGCCTGGGTAATGCGCAAGCTCGGCAACTCCTGCAGGTCGATATCGAGGTTGGGATGCTCGCGCAAAAGTCCGCCAGCACCTCCGGCAGGTATTCGCTGAGGGCGGTGGTGTTGCACAGCAGGCGCACCTGGCCTTTGACGCCGTTGGCGTATTCGGCCAGGTCCTGTTGCAGGTGCTCGGCTTGTTGCAGCAGCAGGCGGGCGTGACGGGCCAGGGCAATGCCTGCGGGTGTGGGGGTGACGCCACGGCGACCGCGCGCGAGGAACTCGATTCCCAAGGACGCTTCCATCGCGCGGATGCGGGCACTGGCAGCCGCCAGGGATAAATGGCTGCGGGCTGCGCCGGCGGTGATGTTGCCGGTGTCGAGGATGTGGAGATAGAGGCGCAGGTCGATCAGGTCAAAGTGCATGGCTGGGGTTCTCGAGTGATAGAACTGGCCTCATCGCAGGCAAGCCAGCCCCACACTTGAATGTATTCACACATCAAAATGTGGGAGCTGGCTTGCCTGCGATGACGGCGTCAGCCTCACACAAAACAAGAGGCTGCCTCAGTATATGGCGAATTTCCGAATCCGCCGTCACGCGCCACAATGCCCTTATGAATACCTTCCTAGCGTTCTATCAAGACATCGGCCCAGCCCTGACCCTGCTGGTATTTGGCACCTTCCTGCTGGCCGGCACCGTCAAAGGCGTGATCGGCCTCGGCTTGCCCACCGTCGCCATGGGCCTGCTCGGCCTGGCTATGCTGCCGGCGCAGGCTGCGGCATTACTGATCATTCCTTCAACGGTCACCAACCTCTGGCAACTGGCATTCGGTGGCCACCTGAGTGCCTTGCTCAAACGACTGTGGCCGATGCTGCTGTTGATCTTTCTTGGCACCGGGCTCGGTACGGTATGGTTGGGCATGGACGGTGGCGGCTGGGTCGTTCACGCGTTGGGCGGGGCGTTGCTGGTGTATGCGCTGAGCGGGTTGTTCCTGCCCACGCTCAAGGTCAAGCCTGCGACCGAACGCTGGCTCGGCCCTTTGTGTGGGGTGATCACTGGCGTAATCACCTCGGCCACGGGTGTATTCGTGATTCCGGCCGTGCCGTATCTACAAGCCCTGGGCTTGAATCGCGATCAACTGGTGCAGGCGTTGGGGCTGTCGTTCACCGTGTCGACCCTGGCCCTGGCCGCCGGGCTGGCCTGGCGCGGCACGCTGGGCGGTGGCGAAATCAATGCGTCGCTGCTGGCGCTGATACCGGCGCTGCTGGGTATGTGGCTGGGCCAAGTGGTGCGCCAGCGCATCAGTGCGGTGCTGTTCAAGCGCGTATTTTTCGTCGGTATGGCGCTGTTGGGCGGTCATCTGCTGATCAGCGGTTAACAATAACTTGTTATTCGTGCATTCCGGTCAAATGTATTTTGCCGCGCCGCCGCTTATTCCGAGGGCCGGAGGTCGATAGTCTGCATCCAGACATTTTCAACCTCTGGATAACTTCCCATGAAAAAAGTACTCCTGCTTAACGGCGGCAAAAGTTCGCTCACTCCGATGGCCGCTACAACACCACACTGCATGATGCCGCCCTGGCCGTGCTGGACCGTGGCGGTATCGACGTCAAGGTTACGCATATCGACGAAGGCTACGACGTGGCCGAAGAAGTCGCCAAATTCCTCTGGGCCGACGTGATCATCTATCAGATGCCGGGTTGGTGGATGGGCGCGCCGTGGATCGTCAAGAAGTACATCGACGAAGTCTTCACCGAAGGCCACGGCAGCCTGTACGCCAGCGATGGTCGCACCCGCTCCGATGCCTCGCAGAAATACGGCAGTGGCGGCCTGATCCAGGGCAAGCAGTACATGCTGTCCCTGACCTGGAACGCACCGCAACAAGCCTTCGACGACCCCAGCGATTTCTTCGAAGCCAAGGGTGTGGACGCCGTGTATTTCCCGTTCCACA
The Pseudomonas poae DNA segment above includes these coding regions:
- a CDS encoding sulfite exporter TauE/SafE family protein, which gives rise to MNTFLAFYQDIGPALTLLVFGTFLLAGTVKGVIGLGLPTVAMGLLGLAMLPAQAAALLIIPSTVTNLWQLAFGGHLSALLKRLWPMLLLIFLGTGLGTVWLGMDGGGWVVHALGGALLVYALSGLFLPTLKVKPATERWLGPLCGVITGVITSATGVFVIPAVPYLQALGLNRDQLVQALGLSFTVSTLALAAGLAWRGTLGGGEINASLLALIPALLGMWLGQVVRQRISAVLFKRVFFVGMALLGGHLLISG